A DNA window from Amycolatopsis sp. DSM 110486 contains the following coding sequences:
- a CDS encoding YbaB/EbfC family nucleoid-associated protein, translated as MTDPYAVPDMDELLAQVRRQTEEVQRIQRSVEAMEVKAASRQNEVTVSLRGDGRFTSIDIDPRAIREYDARNLSEIVLEAVNAGLQKLAEASSAKFAPVIEASRSVQ; from the coding sequence GTGACCGACCCGTACGCCGTGCCGGACATGGACGAGCTGCTGGCGCAGGTCCGCCGGCAGACCGAAGAGGTGCAGCGCATCCAGCGCTCGGTCGAGGCCATGGAGGTCAAGGCGGCTTCGCGGCAGAACGAGGTCACGGTGTCGCTGCGCGGCGACGGCCGTTTCACCTCCATCGACATCGACCCGCGTGCGATCCGCGAGTACGACGCGCGCAACCTGTCGGAGATCGTGCTCGAGGCGGTGAACGCGGGCCTGCAGAAGCTGGCCGAGGCGAGCAGCGCGAAGTTCGCCCCGGTGATCGAGGCGTCCAGGTCCGTGCAGTGA
- a CDS encoding WXG100 family type VII secretion target: protein MLTFPNSSAMDATASSGGPITTLPQIVTGQPEQIAKHVLDLLHKASEFASLYTELSKAADQLGKVWSGTASESALKKITDSLDQLTKIIGVIEKGAQLLGVSGTLVKTAQEAYRSVVSAVNPTVASLMSNWWTYGAAVALSTATSASLKAFITAIGALLKALGAGDLANQITQVAQIIGEIEKLFHGGDAGSAAAAGATGNTAVSSTPVTAPQAPPSVASAAGQQTIAGGTGGGVGGGATAPAGQPPFTNYTPPALAGTTGTTPTTPVTANGTPLDPANSWIAVDPSTSAPSTTPIQPTAPTAPPGGTVSPIAPAGAGEVVIHTDLSTGQSTVEAPAGQDLDINLDLTYNGQHFQQHVDIDAKGA, encoded by the coding sequence ATGCTGACATTCCCGAACTCCAGCGCGATGGACGCCACGGCGTCCTCGGGCGGCCCGATCACCACGCTGCCGCAGATCGTCACCGGCCAGCCGGAGCAGATCGCGAAGCACGTGCTCGACCTGCTGCACAAGGCGAGCGAGTTCGCGTCGCTCTACACCGAGCTGAGCAAGGCGGCCGACCAGCTGGGCAAGGTCTGGTCCGGCACCGCGTCGGAGTCGGCGCTGAAGAAGATCACCGATTCGCTCGACCAGCTCACGAAGATCATCGGCGTGATCGAGAAGGGCGCGCAGCTGCTCGGCGTGTCGGGCACGCTCGTGAAGACGGCGCAGGAGGCCTACCGTTCGGTGGTCTCGGCGGTGAACCCCACCGTCGCGTCGCTCATGTCGAACTGGTGGACCTACGGCGCCGCCGTGGCACTGTCCACGGCCACGAGTGCTTCGCTGAAGGCGTTCATCACGGCGATCGGCGCGCTGCTCAAGGCGCTCGGCGCGGGTGACCTCGCGAACCAGATCACGCAGGTCGCGCAGATCATCGGCGAGATCGAGAAGCTTTTCCACGGCGGTGACGCCGGTTCGGCCGCCGCGGCCGGCGCCACCGGCAACACGGCCGTGTCGAGCACCCCGGTCACCGCTCCGCAGGCGCCGCCGTCGGTGGCGAGCGCGGCCGGGCAGCAGACGATCGCCGGTGGCACCGGCGGCGGTGTGGGCGGTGGGGCGACGGCGCCGGCCGGGCAGCCGCCGTTCACCAACTACACGCCGCCCGCGCTGGCCGGGACCACGGGAACCACCCCGACCACACCGGTGACGGCCAACGGCACTCCGCTCGACCCGGCCAACAGCTGGATCGCCGTCGACCCGAGTACTTCGGCGCCGAGCACGACGCCGATCCAGCCCACCGCGCCCACCGCTCCGCCGGGCGGCACCGTCAGCCCGATCGCCCCCGCCGGCGCAGGAGAGGTCGTGATCCACACCGACCTGTCCACCGGCCAGTCGACCGTCGAGGCGCCCGCCGGCCAGGACCTCGACATCAACCTCGACCTCACCTACAACGGCCAGCACTTCCAGCAGCACGTCGACATCGACGCGAAGGGCGCCTAG
- the eccD gene encoding type VII secretion integral membrane protein EccD: MSAPALAGSTRRVTIVTPRARVDVALPQQSTFAELVPQLVRLAGATGQAAAEHPGWVLSRLGGAPLALGLTVAAAQVRDGEVLHLTPRERPRGPLLFDDVVDSIASVGDAASTAWGPRIARRAGIAAAVVLLAAGGLLVQASTAGSVLAPIATGLLSLILLLGGGALSRAYGDSGAGAAGAVAGVFVALLAGMSILPPHGVISLSAGPLAAGLAAVTVYGVLAAVSVADRLPIFVAITGSAGLGALTTGVVLLSGVTPVAAAAVAAVLATALAAVTPMLALRLGRLPLPRVPDDMESFRADEQPSLGAEVIGRTTYAQMLLTALLVALGLVVVASAVTLAASGGPWEAGLAALVGVAWVQRSRSYAGRQQRLALAGFGVVTVLTAGAWLIATDNRTLLLAAGAALLIAAVVCLVYATRVAKGVRSPYWSRLLDVSEFLVLLALVPFVGMIAGVYEAVRG; the protein is encoded by the coding sequence GTGAGCGCCCCGGCGCTGGCCGGGTCCACCCGGCGCGTGACGATCGTGACGCCGCGCGCCCGCGTGGACGTCGCGCTGCCGCAGCAAAGCACGTTCGCGGAGCTCGTGCCGCAGCTCGTGCGGCTCGCCGGTGCGACGGGCCAGGCCGCGGCCGAGCACCCGGGGTGGGTGCTCTCGCGGCTCGGCGGCGCGCCGCTCGCGCTCGGGCTCACCGTGGCCGCCGCGCAGGTGCGCGACGGTGAGGTGCTGCACCTGACTCCGCGAGAACGTCCGCGCGGACCCCTGCTGTTCGACGATGTCGTGGACTCGATCGCCAGCGTCGGCGACGCCGCGTCCACCGCGTGGGGCCCTCGCATCGCGCGGCGCGCGGGCATCGCGGCGGCCGTAGTGCTGCTGGCGGCCGGTGGGCTGCTGGTGCAGGCGTCGACGGCGGGCAGCGTGCTGGCGCCGATCGCGACGGGGCTGTTGTCGCTGATCCTTCTGCTCGGCGGCGGCGCGTTGAGCCGCGCCTACGGTGACTCGGGCGCGGGTGCGGCCGGTGCGGTGGCGGGGGTGTTCGTCGCACTGCTGGCGGGGATGTCGATCCTGCCACCGCATGGCGTGATCTCCCTGTCGGCCGGTCCGTTGGCCGCGGGTTTGGCCGCGGTGACGGTGTACGGCGTGCTGGCCGCGGTGTCGGTGGCCGACCGGCTGCCGATTTTCGTGGCCATCACGGGTTCGGCCGGTCTTGGTGCGCTGACGACCGGCGTGGTGTTGCTGTCCGGGGTGACGCCGGTCGCCGCGGCGGCTGTCGCTGCGGTCTTGGCGACGGCGTTGGCGGCCGTGACGCCGATGCTCGCGCTGCGCCTGGGCCGGCTGCCGCTGCCGCGGGTGCCGGACGACATGGAATCCTTCCGTGCCGACGAACAGCCGTCCCTCGGCGCGGAGGTCATCGGCCGGACCACGTATGCGCAGATGTTGCTGACGGCGTTGCTCGTGGCTTTGGGTCTCGTCGTCGTGGCTTCGGCGGTGACGCTCGCCGCTTCGGGCGGGCCGTGGGAGGCGGGGCTGGCGGCTTTGGTGGGCGTCGCGTGGGTGCAGCGATCGCGTTCCTACGCGGGCCGGCAGCAACGCCTGGCGCTGGCCGGTTTCGGCGTGGTCACGGTGCTCACGGCCGGCGCGTGGCTGATCGCGACCGACAACCGCACGCTGCTTCTTGCTGCCGGCGCGGCTTTGCTGATCGCCGCCGTGGTCTGTCTGGTGTACGCGACGCGGGTGGCGAAGGGCGTGCGGTCGCCGTATTGGTCGCGTTTGCTGGACGTTTCCGAGTTCCTGGTGCTGCTGGCGTTGGTGCCGTTCGTGGGGATGATCGCGGGGGTGTACGAAGCCGTGCGTGGCTAG
- a CDS encoding class I adenylate-forming enzyme family protein — MVFPQAVLDALGSEPDAVAFEHGPRKVTRGEARDLIGRFVAALRGAGVSRGDGVGVATAVTPEGWAAQIAAQTLGCRTVGIRAGLPVAHLRTVVGDLAAVVVDEASETPELRATAAGAKILRVGPELLSVFEEPVPSGRPSDIGWVVFTSGSTGLPKGVTYSFEALTAQGIEQRPEETPADLAARYRRFLLFGTLTSAVMITHLRSCLLAGGTVVIPEALPDFPWILPRLDITAALTTVPRLYKILDVLRTSSVDVSSVRMLVVAGSPVAPGLMAEAFSRVGPGMQQAYGQTEVGKLTVLTPADVAAFPDALGSAGRPCAGVEISVRDSSGTDVEAGASGEIFVRSAGQFSGYWGNPSQTGEVLRDGWVRTQDIGHVDADGFLHLTGRTRDVVIVNAVIHYTGPIERALASHADVDQAYVVAAPDPSTGEAAHAFVVPAPGRVPDVTELRGVVAGFVGEAAASVKVIDEVPVAASGKPDEQALLKLV, encoded by the coding sequence GGTTCGGAGCCGGACGCGGTGGCGTTCGAGCACGGCCCGCGGAAGGTCACGCGGGGTGAAGCGCGCGACCTGATCGGCCGCTTCGTCGCCGCCCTGCGGGGCGCGGGCGTCTCGCGCGGTGACGGCGTCGGGGTCGCCACCGCCGTGACGCCCGAGGGGTGGGCCGCGCAGATCGCCGCGCAGACGCTGGGGTGCCGCACCGTCGGCATCCGGGCGGGCCTGCCTGTCGCGCACCTGCGGACGGTGGTGGGCGACCTGGCGGCGGTCGTGGTCGACGAGGCCTCCGAGACGCCGGAACTGCGCGCGACGGCGGCGGGGGCGAAGATCCTGCGGGTCGGGCCGGAGTTGTTGTCGGTGTTCGAGGAACCCGTGCCGAGCGGGCGGCCGTCCGACATCGGCTGGGTGGTGTTCACCAGCGGCAGCACAGGGTTGCCGAAAGGCGTGACGTACAGCTTCGAAGCCTTGACGGCGCAGGGGATCGAGCAACGCCCTGAGGAGACGCCCGCGGATCTGGCCGCGCGGTACCGGCGTTTCCTGCTGTTCGGCACCTTGACGAGCGCGGTGATGATCACGCACTTGCGCTCGTGCCTGCTGGCGGGCGGGACGGTGGTGATTCCCGAGGCGTTGCCGGATTTCCCGTGGATCCTGCCGCGCCTCGACATCACGGCGGCTCTGACGACGGTGCCGCGGCTGTACAAGATCCTCGACGTGCTGCGGACTTCGTCGGTGGATGTCAGTTCCGTGCGGATGCTGGTGGTAGCCGGCTCGCCCGTCGCTCCCGGCCTGATGGCGGAGGCGTTTTCCCGCGTGGGGCCGGGAATGCAGCAGGCGTACGGCCAGACCGAGGTGGGCAAGCTGACCGTGCTGACGCCGGCCGACGTCGCCGCGTTCCCGGACGCGCTGGGCTCCGCGGGCCGCCCTTGCGCGGGCGTCGAGATCTCCGTGCGCGACTCCTCGGGGACTGACGTTGAGGCCGGCGCTTCGGGTGAGATCTTCGTCCGGTCGGCCGGCCAGTTCTCGGGCTACTGGGGCAATCCTTCGCAGACGGGGGAAGTCCTGCGCGACGGCTGGGTCCGTACGCAGGACATCGGCCACGTCGACGCTGACGGTTTCCTCCACCTGACTGGTCGGACTCGCGACGTCGTGATCGTCAACGCGGTCATCCACTACACCGGCCCGATCGAACGCGCCCTCGCCTCGCACGCCGACGTGGATCAGGCCTACGTCGTGGCGGCTCCCGACCCTTCCACCGGCGAAGCGGCGCACGCTTTTGTGGTCCCGGCTCCGGGGCGGGTCCCGGACGTGACCGAGCTGCGCGGTGTGGTGGCAGGGTTCGTCGGCGAGGCGGCGGCGTCGGTGAAGGTGATCGACGAGGTGCCGGTGGCCGCGTCGGGGAAGCCGGACGAGCAGGCGCTGCTGAAGCTGGTGTAG
- the eccCa gene encoding type VII secretion protein EccCa, whose protein sequence is MSPSVDRLDLLGEQPGEIMLQSPPMLPKSGSGGLVQLMMFLPMMLGMGAMSFVYIGRDGGVMTWIFGALFVTAMGGMVVMSLGRGGMAKKAQINEERRDYQRYLAGLRTKVRAVADEQRAALIAQQPDPADLWAYVETGQYWDRRRGDRHFALVRAATGPQPLATPLRAPQTVPLEDLDPVSSTNLKYFIRTYSTVEGLPVSVSLRSYAATTLSGRRPEVLGMTRSLLSQLVTFHSPTDLRVAFCVAPDRRHDWEWAKWLPHATAPALTDATGRRRLVASGPVELAELLGPDLGDRPAFTRRPGTPQDLPHVVVVVDGGGTQGEPRLLAEEGRLGITVLEVGGEQPRAASNEQLLSLHVAPDQLGMVVLDGGTEARLGFLGTPDQLDRGAAEALARTLTPLYQGTAVVSEKPMSATFGLAGLLGIGDPRDTDTTVTWAPRAARDRLRIPLGVNPEGRSVELDFKESAEGGMGPHGLVIGATGSGKSELLRTLVTALAVTHSSEKLNLALIDFKGGATFAGMTGLPHVCAVITNLSDDLTLVDRMADALNGELLRRQELLHSAGNYASVRDYEKARADGVPLQPLPSLLVIIDEFSELLSSRPEFIDLFVAIGRLGRSLGIHLLLASQRLEEGRVRGLDSHLSYRIGLRTFSASESRAVLGVADAYHLPPVPGSAYLKSDNDTLTRFKAAYVSGELPPRSTIVREDGQQVGVLPFTFEAVEVPLAASVPVAETVEKGTGETIIGAMLSRLEGRGPEAHQIWLPPLSEPPTLDQLLPPLGTDVARGLCPLGWGGNGKLTIPVALVDKPFEQRRDMLWADFSGAAGNALVVGAPQSGKSTLLKSIAAMLALTHTPSEVQLFVLDMGGGALAPIAGLPHVSGYATRRDAQRCRRVVAELTTLLEQREEFFAAQGLESMAAFRARRADLVESTDGREFGDVFLFVDNWTTIRQEYEQLEEQITGLAARGLGFGIHVIVTVNQWIGVRAQLRDAIGTRFELRLGDPADSSIDRKVALNVPADRPGRGLTADKLHFLAALPRVDGDQRPETIGAGGLDLVRRITAAWPGSRAPQVRLLPSEVPLESLPAAPSGRVVLGIAESTLRPVHLDFSSDPHFLAFGDVEAGKSSLLRAIASGISAAFTPDQALMLVGDYRRGLLGAVDQPHLLGYAGAENTLTDLVGQCATAMRNRLPGPDVTPEQLRSRSWWRGPDLYVLIDDYELVATSGKNPLLPLLEFLPQARDIGLHLIIARASGGAGRGLYEPVLQRVRELGSPGLIMSGTKEEGPLLGDVKPSPQPPGRGTLVSRRHGTGLVQVAWTKPVES, encoded by the coding sequence ATGAGCCCGTCGGTCGACCGCCTGGACCTGCTCGGCGAGCAGCCCGGGGAGATCATGTTGCAGTCCCCGCCGATGCTTCCCAAGAGCGGCTCGGGCGGGCTGGTCCAGCTCATGATGTTCCTGCCGATGATGCTCGGCATGGGCGCGATGTCGTTCGTCTACATCGGACGCGACGGCGGGGTGATGACCTGGATTTTCGGCGCTCTGTTCGTGACCGCGATGGGCGGCATGGTCGTGATGTCGCTCGGGCGCGGCGGGATGGCCAAGAAGGCGCAGATCAACGAGGAGCGCCGCGACTACCAGCGTTACCTCGCCGGCCTGCGCACGAAGGTGCGCGCGGTCGCCGACGAGCAGCGCGCGGCGCTCATCGCGCAGCAGCCCGACCCGGCCGACCTGTGGGCGTACGTGGAGACGGGCCAGTACTGGGATCGCCGCCGCGGCGACCGGCACTTCGCGCTGGTGCGCGCGGCCACCGGCCCGCAACCGCTCGCGACGCCGTTGCGCGCGCCGCAGACGGTGCCGCTGGAGGACCTCGACCCGGTCTCGTCGACGAACCTCAAGTACTTCATCCGCACGTACTCCACTGTGGAGGGCCTGCCGGTTTCGGTGTCGCTGCGCTCGTACGCGGCGACGACGCTCTCGGGCCGGCGCCCCGAGGTGCTCGGGATGACGCGTTCGCTGCTGTCGCAGCTGGTGACCTTCCACTCCCCCACCGACCTGCGCGTCGCGTTCTGCGTGGCCCCGGACCGGCGGCACGACTGGGAGTGGGCGAAGTGGCTGCCGCACGCCACGGCGCCCGCCCTGACCGACGCGACGGGCCGGCGCCGGCTCGTGGCGTCCGGCCCGGTGGAGCTGGCCGAGCTGCTGGGCCCGGACCTGGGCGACCGTCCCGCGTTCACGCGCCGGCCGGGCACGCCGCAGGACCTCCCGCACGTGGTGGTCGTGGTCGACGGCGGCGGCACCCAGGGCGAGCCGCGGCTGCTCGCCGAGGAGGGCCGGCTCGGGATCACCGTGCTGGAGGTCGGCGGAGAACAGCCGCGCGCCGCGTCGAACGAGCAGCTGCTCAGCCTGCACGTGGCCCCCGACCAGCTCGGCATGGTCGTGCTCGACGGCGGCACCGAGGCACGGCTGGGTTTCCTCGGCACACCCGACCAGCTCGACCGCGGCGCGGCGGAGGCGCTCGCGCGCACGCTGACGCCGCTGTACCAGGGCACGGCAGTGGTCAGCGAGAAGCCGATGTCGGCGACGTTCGGGCTGGCCGGGCTGCTCGGCATCGGCGACCCGCGCGACACCGACACGACCGTGACGTGGGCGCCACGCGCGGCCCGCGACCGGCTGCGCATTCCCCTGGGCGTGAACCCTGAGGGCCGGTCGGTGGAGCTGGACTTCAAGGAGTCGGCCGAGGGCGGCATGGGCCCGCACGGGCTGGTGATCGGCGCGACGGGTTCGGGCAAGAGCGAGCTGCTGCGCACGCTCGTGACCGCGCTGGCCGTGACGCACTCGTCGGAGAAGCTGAACCTGGCGCTCATCGACTTCAAGGGCGGCGCGACGTTCGCGGGCATGACCGGGCTGCCGCACGTGTGCGCGGTGATCACCAACCTGTCCGACGACCTCACGCTCGTCGACCGCATGGCCGACGCGTTGAACGGCGAACTGTTGCGGCGTCAGGAACTCCTCCACTCCGCCGGGAACTACGCGTCGGTGCGCGACTACGAGAAGGCGCGCGCCGACGGGGTGCCGCTGCAGCCGTTGCCGTCGCTGCTGGTGATCATCGACGAGTTCTCCGAGCTGCTTTCGTCGCGGCCCGAGTTCATCGACCTGTTCGTGGCGATCGGCCGGCTGGGGCGTTCGCTGGGGATCCACCTGCTGCTGGCTTCGCAGCGGCTCGAGGAGGGCCGGGTGCGCGGGCTCGATTCCCACCTGTCGTACCGGATCGGGCTGCGGACGTTTTCCGCTTCGGAGAGCCGGGCGGTGCTCGGGGTGGCCGATGCGTATCACCTGCCGCCGGTGCCCGGGTCGGCGTATCTGAAGTCCGACAACGACACTTTGACGCGGTTCAAGGCTGCTTACGTGTCCGGTGAGCTTCCGCCGCGCAGCACGATCGTGCGTGAGGACGGACAGCAGGTGGGGGTGCTGCCGTTCACGTTCGAGGCAGTGGAGGTGCCGCTGGCGGCGTCGGTTCCTGTGGCCGAGACGGTCGAGAAGGGCACCGGGGAAACCATCATCGGCGCAATGCTTTCCCGTCTGGAAGGCCGCGGCCCGGAGGCCCACCAGATCTGGCTGCCGCCGCTGTCCGAACCACCCACCCTGGACCAGCTCCTGCCACCACTGGGCACGGACGTTGCTCGCGGCTTGTGTCCGCTGGGCTGGGGCGGCAACGGCAAGCTGACCATCCCCGTCGCCCTGGTGGACAAACCTTTCGAACAACGCCGCGACATGCTCTGGGCCGACTTCTCCGGCGCGGCCGGCAACGCCCTGGTCGTGGGCGCACCGCAAAGCGGCAAGTCGACTTTGTTGAAGTCCATCGCGGCGATGCTCGCCCTGACCCACACCCCTTCGGAAGTGCAGCTTTTTGTGCTGGACATGGGCGGCGGCGCGTTGGCACCGATCGCCGGCCTGCCCCACGTCTCGGGTTACGCGACGCGGCGTGATGCCCAGCGTTGCCGGCGTGTGGTGGCCGAACTGACGACGTTGCTGGAGCAGCGCGAGGAGTTCTTCGCGGCTCAGGGTCTGGAGTCGATGGCCGCGTTCCGTGCTCGGCGTGCCGATTTGGTCGAGAGCACCGACGGCCGAGAGTTCGGTGACGTGTTCCTCTTCGTGGACAACTGGACCACGATCCGGCAGGAGTACGAGCAGCTGGAGGAACAGATCACCGGGCTTGCCGCGCGGGGTCTGGGTTTCGGCATCCACGTGATCGTGACGGTGAACCAGTGGATCGGCGTGCGGGCTCAGCTGCGCGACGCGATCGGTACGCGGTTCGAGCTGCGTCTGGGTGATCCGGCGGATTCTTCCATCGATCGCAAGGTGGCTCTGAACGTTCCCGCTGATCGGCCTGGTCGTGGTCTGACTGCCGACAAGTTGCACTTCCTCGCCGCCCTGCCGCGTGTCGATGGTGACCAGCGCCCGGAGACGATCGGTGCCGGTGGCCTGGATCTGGTTCGTCGGATTACTGCCGCATGGCCCGGTTCTCGTGCTCCGCAGGTGCGTTTGCTGCCTTCCGAGGTGCCTCTGGAGTCGCTTCCCGCGGCGCCCTCCGGGCGGGTTGTCCTGGGCATCGCCGAGTCGACCCTGCGGCCGGTTCACCTGGACTTCTCTTCGGATCCCCACTTCCTGGCGTTCGGGGATGTGGAGGCGGGCAAGAGTTCTCTTCTGCGGGCCATCGCGTCGGGCATCTCTGCCGCGTTTACTCCTGACCAGGCACTGATGCTGGTCGGCGACTACCGGCGGGGCCTTTTGGGCGCCGTGGACCAGCCGCACCTGTTGGGTTACGCCGGCGCGGAGAACACCTTGACGGACCTGGTGGGCCAGTGTGCGACTGCGATGCGGAACCGGTTGCCGGGCCCGGATGTGACGCCGGAGCAGCTGCGTTCGCGGTCTTGGTGGCGGGGACCGGATCTGTATGTGTTGATCGATGACTACGAACTCGTGGCTACTTCGGGGAAGAATCCGTTGTTGCCGTTGCTGGAGTTCCTGCCGCAGGCTCGGGACATCGGCCTGCATTTGATCATCGCCCGCGCTTCCGGTGGGGCGGGGCGGGGGTTGTACGAGCCGGTGCTGCAGCGGGTGCGGGAACTGGGCTCGCCGGGCCTGATCATGTCGGGCACGAAGGAGGAGGGCCCGTTGCTGGGGGATGTGAAGCCTTCGCCGCAGCCCCCGGGCCGGGGGACGCTGGTGTCGCGTCGGCATGGCACGGGGCTAGTGCAGGTGGCGTGGACGAAACCCGTGGAGTCGTAG
- a CDS encoding WXG100 family type VII secretion target — protein MVTAGEYRAEPEAMRSIVGNVGGIVAHGINAVADLEKLVVQPTSFAAFGSAVAAANSALQSTQVTAVRTLLQLLQQINGLVKTSADAYQAADEAAASGYGGGTSTAAAPSSSIWGTPHAGELATIAINDSAGAHGEPSSVGNVLRYLGDADLGKLGEHPITDARFHGVADFNDWLAGDADNQARVGLIEVYAGTARTFGDVPGGVHAGDVVVVEPLLFADSGPVIGVAGDGGALYNHGLVDPGLGGLAKLSVYRPASV, from the coding sequence ATGGTCACCGCGGGCGAGTACCGGGCGGAACCCGAGGCCATGCGCTCGATCGTGGGCAACGTCGGCGGCATCGTCGCCCACGGGATCAACGCGGTCGCCGACCTCGAGAAACTCGTGGTCCAGCCGACGTCGTTCGCGGCCTTCGGCAGCGCCGTCGCGGCGGCCAACTCGGCGCTGCAGTCGACCCAGGTCACGGCCGTGCGCACGCTGTTGCAGCTGCTGCAGCAGATCAACGGCCTGGTCAAGACCAGCGCCGACGCCTACCAGGCGGCCGATGAGGCCGCGGCGAGCGGTTACGGCGGCGGCACCTCCACGGCGGCAGCGCCCTCGTCGTCGATCTGGGGCACCCCGCACGCCGGCGAGCTGGCCACCATCGCGATCAACGACAGCGCCGGCGCCCACGGCGAGCCGAGCTCCGTCGGCAACGTGCTGCGCTATCTCGGCGACGCCGACCTCGGCAAGCTGGGCGAGCACCCGATCACCGACGCCCGCTTCCACGGCGTCGCCGACTTCAACGACTGGCTCGCCGGAGACGCCGACAACCAGGCCCGGGTCGGCCTGATCGAGGTCTACGCCGGCACCGCGCGCACCTTCGGCGACGTGCCCGGCGGCGTGCACGCGGGCGACGTCGTGGTGGTCGAACCCCTGCTGTTCGCCGACTCCGGCCCGGTGATCGGCGTGGCCGGCGACGGCGGCGCCCTCTACAACCACGGACTCGTCGACCCCGGCCTCGGCGGCCTGGCCAAGCTCAGCGTCTACCGGCCCGCATCCGTCTGA
- a CDS encoding trypsin-like serine protease, which yields MRFAKAVAVVAGAAAVFGVVSAGAASAAGPRIIGGETVGSAPWGAQVFWDDATDFGGFECSGTIIAAQWVLTAQHCLNAPGMHVKVGNVALGQGTEAAVDQQKASPDGDIALLHLSSAVEATFMKLGDADPETGATNQIYGWGRTEGNNPPSDTLKTADVKVTGQGTDAFNGTAITSEGVTGASWHGDSGGPQLADGVQVGVCSTGENSGSDKNGTQNYASVAASRDWIKQTAGV from the coding sequence ATGCGTTTCGCGAAGGCAGTGGCCGTGGTGGCCGGGGCGGCCGCGGTGTTCGGCGTCGTGTCGGCGGGGGCGGCGAGCGCGGCCGGGCCGCGGATCATCGGCGGGGAGACGGTGGGCTCGGCGCCGTGGGGTGCGCAGGTTTTCTGGGACGACGCAACGGACTTCGGCGGCTTCGAGTGCTCCGGCACGATCATCGCGGCGCAGTGGGTGCTCACCGCGCAGCACTGCCTGAACGCCCCCGGCATGCACGTGAAGGTCGGCAACGTGGCGCTCGGCCAGGGCACCGAGGCGGCCGTGGACCAGCAGAAGGCCTCTCCCGACGGGGACATCGCGCTGCTGCACCTGTCGTCCGCGGTGGAGGCGACGTTCATGAAACTCGGCGACGCCGACCCGGAAACCGGTGCCACCAACCAGATCTACGGCTGGGGCCGCACCGAGGGCAACAACCCGCCGTCCGACACGCTGAAGACCGCGGACGTCAAGGTCACGGGCCAGGGCACCGACGCGTTCAACGGCACGGCCATCACCAGCGAGGGCGTCACGGGTGCCTCCTGGCACGGCGACTCCGGCGGCCCCCAGCTCGCCGACGGCGTGCAGGTCGGTGTGTGCTCCACCGGCGAGAACTCCGGCAGCGACAAGAACGGCACCCAGAACTACGCGAGCGTCGCCGCGAGCCGCGACTGGATCAAGCAGACCGCGGGCGTCTGA
- a CDS encoding nucleotidyltransferase domain-containing protein encodes MLTAEIALDVLSRLRAAGCHAWIAGGWGVDALLGRETRAHSDLDLLHRFEEEPTVLAALNDFTESANFRPVRFVLTRPDGASLDLHPLHFTDDGSATQEADSTGGLFRYPVGCFVTGKIDGVTVPCLSVAQQLLFHEGYEPRPHDLADVAALRAAFGRP; translated from the coding sequence GTGCTCACCGCCGAGATCGCCTTGGACGTGTTGTCCCGTCTGCGCGCTGCCGGCTGCCACGCCTGGATCGCCGGCGGCTGGGGTGTCGATGCGTTGCTGGGCCGCGAAACCCGCGCGCATTCGGACCTGGACCTGCTGCACCGGTTCGAGGAGGAGCCCACGGTTCTGGCCGCGCTGAACGACTTCACGGAGTCCGCGAACTTCCGCCCGGTGCGTTTCGTCCTCACCCGCCCCGACGGCGCTTCTCTCGACCTGCACCCGCTGCACTTCACCGACGACGGCTCGGCCACCCAAGAGGCCGACTCCACCGGCGGCCTTTTCCGTTACCCGGTGGGCTGCTTCGTCACGGGGAAGATCGACGGCGTCACAGTGCCGTGCCTGTCGGTGGCGCAACAACTTCTGTTCCACGAGGGCTACGAACCAAGGCCCCACGACCTCGCCGACGTCGCAGCCCTCCGCGCAGCCTTCGGTCGGCCCTGA